In Halobaculum magnesiiphilum, the following proteins share a genomic window:
- a CDS encoding aryl-sulfate sulfotransferase, translated as MSTRAVELVLAGVLLFGLTVAGSALVAPDRSTAAVDDGAERATLVGSQGGGPGWHEHGSAYLLNGTDVEWREDSADSYFDVQRLSDGRVLAGFMDSGYEECGPYESPCAHTGIRLIDPDADGGAAVVEEYSFPVRSQSNSEIHDAEPLPDGGFAMTDMDNERIMIVEDGEVTWTWNASELYDEPEDPTRTDWLHINDIDRIEEDVFLVSVRNANQLVIVERTDDGGSEVVEVINADKEGSSDDSCTGSGQLADTDGDGDVRCGNPEVLDHQHNPQWIAGSIEGEPGDRTASDDAAVLVADSDNDRVVELHRNDDGEWEVAWTVTSVDGRSLHWPRDADRLENGHTLITDTLNKRVVEIDENGTAVWAYPTERIPYEADRVPREFQGTERDLPVATSDGVNLEDGAASGSEIPVLSTLVVGVRAAAPWAPVWFGETQVGLTLVSLALVLAGGATAVRTRVTG; from the coding sequence ATGAGTACACGTGCGGTCGAGTTGGTCCTCGCGGGCGTCCTCCTGTTCGGATTGACCGTCGCCGGGAGCGCGCTGGTCGCGCCGGACCGCTCGACGGCCGCCGTCGACGACGGCGCCGAGCGAGCGACGCTCGTCGGCTCGCAGGGTGGCGGTCCCGGCTGGCACGAACACGGAAGCGCCTACCTGCTCAACGGCACCGATGTCGAGTGGCGAGAGGACTCCGCGGACAGCTACTTCGACGTGCAGCGGCTCTCCGACGGCCGCGTGCTCGCGGGGTTCATGGACAGCGGCTACGAGGAGTGTGGGCCGTACGAGTCGCCGTGCGCCCACACCGGTATTCGACTGATCGATCCCGACGCCGACGGCGGCGCGGCGGTCGTCGAGGAGTACAGCTTCCCGGTCCGCTCGCAGTCGAACAGCGAGATCCACGACGCCGAGCCGCTCCCGGACGGCGGCTTCGCCATGACGGACATGGACAACGAGCGCATCATGATCGTGGAGGACGGCGAGGTGACGTGGACGTGGAACGCCTCGGAGCTGTACGACGAGCCCGAGGACCCAACCCGCACCGACTGGCTCCACATCAACGACATCGACCGGATCGAGGAGGACGTGTTCCTCGTCTCCGTCCGCAACGCGAACCAGCTGGTGATCGTCGAGCGCACCGACGACGGCGGGAGCGAGGTCGTGGAGGTGATCAACGCCGACAAGGAGGGCTCCTCCGACGACTCCTGCACCGGAAGCGGCCAACTGGCGGACACCGACGGCGACGGCGACGTGCGCTGCGGGAACCCCGAGGTGCTCGATCACCAGCACAATCCGCAGTGGATCGCGGGGAGCATCGAGGGCGAGCCGGGCGACCGGACCGCCTCCGACGACGCCGCGGTGCTCGTGGCCGACTCGGACAACGACCGCGTCGTCGAACTCCACCGGAACGACGACGGCGAGTGGGAGGTCGCCTGGACGGTGACGAGCGTCGACGGCCGATCGCTACATTGGCCGCGTGACGCCGACCGCCTGGAGAACGGCCACACGCTGATCACGGACACCCTGAACAAGCGGGTCGTCGAGATCGACGAGAACGGAACCGCCGTCTGGGCGTACCCGACCGAGCGCATCCCCTACGAGGCCGACCGCGTCCCGCGGGAGTTCCAGGGGACCGAGCGCGACCTCCCGGTGGCGACGAGCGACGGCGTGAACCTCGAGGACGGTGCGGCGAGCGGATCCGAGATCCCGGTGCTCTCGACGCTCGTCGTCGGCGTACGCGCCGCCGCGCCGTGGGCGCCGGTGTGGTTCGGCGAGACGCAGGTCGGGCTCACCCTCGTGTCGCTGGCGCTCGTGCTCGCGGGCGGCGCCACCGCGGTTCGGACGCGCGTTACGGGCTGA
- a CDS encoding AAA family ATPase, with product MSDTTRLVVVCGLPGAGKSTVASAVADRLDATVFRTDVVRKELFPDPSYTDEESRRTYEALFERADDRLAAGDPVVLDGTFRRANRRREARSLAERRGVTARLVRVRCDERTAKARIRSREDDPSDADTDVYDLLREEFEPVEDPVVVDNSGDLDATLARVRSLF from the coding sequence ATGTCCGACACCACGCGCCTCGTCGTCGTCTGTGGGCTCCCCGGGGCCGGGAAGTCGACCGTCGCGTCGGCGGTCGCCGACCGCCTCGACGCCACGGTTTTCCGTACCGACGTGGTTCGCAAGGAGCTGTTTCCGGATCCGTCGTACACCGACGAGGAGTCGCGGCGGACGTACGAGGCGCTGTTCGAGCGCGCGGACGACCGCCTCGCCGCCGGCGACCCGGTCGTCCTCGACGGGACGTTCCGTCGGGCGAACCGACGGCGGGAGGCGCGCTCGCTCGCCGAGCGCCGCGGCGTCACGGCCCGGTTGGTTCGCGTCCGCTGTGATGAGCGGACCGCGAAGGCCCGTATCCGGTCGCGGGAGGACGACCCCTCGGACGCCGACACCGATGTCTACGACCTGCTCCGCGAGGAGTTCGAGCCGGTCGAGGACCCGGTCGTCGTCGACAACTCCGGCGACCTCGACGCGACGCTCGCGCGGGTGCGGTCGCTGTTTTAA
- a CDS encoding archaellin/type IV pilin N-terminal domain-containing protein, translating to MFEFITDEEERGQVGIGTLIVFIAMVLVAAIAAGVLINTAGFLQSKSQETGQQSSKQVSDRVQEVATVGSVTSAGDAIDYVNVTVTQAAGAGEIDLQNTTVTWIGPSGTYQLIAHSDFDNTSDATGETFTYDVVKDSDGSAPVLNDNDDRLQYIFDVDQIAGSDLGEGDEVTIKVNTMAGATTSIRFTVPESLGNKEAVEL from the coding sequence ATGTTCGAATTCATCACGGACGAGGAAGAGCGCGGGCAAGTTGGTATCGGGACGCTCATCGTGTTCATCGCGATGGTACTCGTGGCGGCGATCGCCGCGGGTGTCCTGATCAACACCGCAGGCTTCCTTCAGAGCAAGTCGCAGGAAACGGGTCAACAGAGCAGTAAGCAGGTCAGCGACCGCGTGCAGGAGGTCGCCACCGTCGGCAGCGTGACCAGTGCCGGCGACGCTATCGACTACGTCAACGTGACGGTGACGCAGGCGGCCGGCGCCGGCGAGATCGACCTCCAGAACACGACGGTGACCTGGATCGGTCCGAGCGGGACCTACCAGCTGATCGCTCACAGCGATTTCGACAACACCTCGGACGCTACGGGTGAAACGTTCACCTACGACGTCGTCAAGGACAGCGACGGCAGCGCGCCCGTCCTCAACGACAACGACGACCGACTGCAGTACATCTTCGACGTCGACCAGATCGCCGGGAGCGACCTCGGTGAGGGCGACGAAGTGACGATCAAGGTCAACACGATGGCCGGCGCGACGACGAGCATCCGGTTCACCGTACCCGAGTCGCTCGGGAACAAGGAAGCCGTCGAGCTGTAA
- the trmY gene encoding tRNA (pseudouridine(54)-N(1))-methyltransferase TrmY — protein MRQFVVCGHDAPTTPDFSLDDLAGGAGRLDLLCRCVNAGLFLSHGIREDSRVHLVLGDEYTVRFSGATARGLHPDERTTAARVRDALDAREDAIGHMPAEVSPGVELYRMGLDATLAALDGTLVQLHEDGDPVAKTDPPADPVFVLSDHSDFTDEEAALLADRADRRVRLGPEAIHADHAIAVANNYLDTDGYAGY, from the coding sequence ATGCGCCAGTTCGTCGTCTGCGGCCACGACGCCCCCACGACGCCCGACTTCAGCCTCGACGACCTCGCGGGCGGGGCCGGGCGCCTCGATCTGCTGTGTCGCTGTGTCAACGCCGGCCTGTTCCTCTCGCACGGCATCCGCGAGGACAGCCGCGTCCACCTCGTCCTCGGCGACGAGTACACCGTCCGGTTCTCGGGCGCCACCGCCCGCGGACTCCACCCCGACGAGCGCACGACCGCCGCCCGCGTCCGCGACGCGCTCGACGCCCGCGAGGACGCCATCGGCCACATGCCCGCTGAGGTGTCGCCCGGGGTCGAACTGTACCGGATGGGCCTCGACGCGACACTCGCCGCCCTCGACGGCACCCTCGTCCAACTGCACGAGGACGGCGACCCCGTCGCGAAGACCGACCCGCCCGCGGACCCGGTGTTCGTCCTCTCGGACCACTCGGACTTCACCGACGAGGAGGCGGCCCTCCTCGCCGACCGGGCGGACCGGCGGGTCAGGCTCGGCCCCGAGGCGATCCACGCGGACCACGCGATCGCGGTGGCGAACAACTACCTCGACACCGACGGCTACGCAGGCTACTGA
- a CDS encoding ABC transporter substrate-binding protein, with translation MTNEGKQYVLDRINRRSFIAGTGAAGVTALAGCAGGGDDGGDETTEGDGGNGGGDTDDSTPTPEESTGGTLNLAQVKSPIEFDPVVLNDVPSDQVSQLIFDSLYAYGEGTGIGPSMATGEPEISNEGQRYVVEINGDATFQNGDPVTAEDVKYSFEAPVDEETENASEVNMIDSITAVDEKTVQFDLLYPYGAFMTVLAGRDIVPMSVREEDKDAFNTSNPVGSGPFEFDSWQEGDYVDLVRNDDYWGEPVPNLAKIHFTPVEEATTRVTTLRNGENDVIEEIPPKLYSTVRSIEDASIDEVPGIGYFYLAFNCNEGPTADPRVREAIDYCFSMDDAVANYVEPTGVRQYSPFPASIAEEWEFPVDQWSEIPHDKNIDEATALFDEAGVSMDYSWRIIVPPDDKREQIGISVSNGLKEAGFSNVSVQRLDWGAFLEQYVTGSEDDYNMYTLGWSGSPDPDAFTYYMFGRTEDTLGVTNGSYYGANSERGKEAAEKLVTARESAERAERKQLYTEAVTTILEDRAHLPAYNLKNSFGVKEYVNNFAAHPVDSFHLASESHNVSVDK, from the coding sequence ATGACAAACGAAGGAAAGCAGTACGTCCTCGATCGTATCAACCGGCGGTCGTTCATCGCGGGTACCGGCGCGGCCGGCGTCACGGCGCTGGCCGGCTGTGCCGGCGGCGGCGACGACGGCGGCGATGAGACAACCGAAGGCGACGGCGGCAACGGCGGCGGCGACACCGACGACAGCACGCCGACGCCGGAGGAGTCGACCGGCGGGACGCTCAACCTCGCACAGGTGAAGAGCCCGATCGAGTTCGACCCGGTCGTCCTGAACGACGTTCCGTCCGACCAGGTCTCCCAGCTGATCTTCGACTCGCTGTACGCCTACGGCGAGGGCACCGGCATCGGCCCGAGCATGGCGACCGGCGAGCCGGAGATCTCCAACGAGGGCCAGCGGTACGTCGTCGAGATCAACGGGGACGCCACGTTCCAGAACGGCGACCCGGTGACCGCCGAGGACGTGAAGTACAGCTTCGAGGCACCCGTCGACGAGGAGACGGAGAACGCCTCCGAGGTCAACATGATCGACTCGATCACGGCCGTCGACGAGAAGACGGTCCAGTTCGACCTCCTGTACCCCTACGGCGCGTTCATGACGGTGCTCGCGGGCCGCGACATCGTACCGATGTCCGTGCGTGAGGAGGACAAGGACGCGTTCAACACGTCGAACCCGGTCGGCTCCGGGCCCTTCGAGTTCGACAGCTGGCAGGAGGGCGACTACGTCGACCTCGTCCGCAACGACGACTACTGGGGCGAGCCGGTGCCGAACCTCGCGAAGATCCACTTCACGCCCGTCGAGGAGGCGACGACCCGCGTCACCACCCTCCGCAACGGCGAGAACGACGTCATCGAGGAGATCCCGCCGAAGCTCTACTCCACCGTCCGCAGCATCGAGGACGCCAGCATCGACGAGGTGCCCGGCATCGGGTACTTCTACCTCGCGTTCAACTGCAACGAGGGGCCGACGGCCGACCCGCGGGTCCGCGAGGCGATCGACTACTGCTTCTCGATGGACGACGCGGTGGCGAACTACGTCGAGCCGACCGGCGTCCGCCAGTACAGCCCGTTCCCCGCGTCCATCGCGGAGGAGTGGGAGTTCCCGGTCGACCAGTGGTCGGAGATCCCCCACGACAAGAACATCGACGAGGCGACGGCGCTGTTCGATGAGGCCGGCGTCTCGATGGACTACTCGTGGCGGATCATCGTCCCGCCGGACGACAAGCGCGAACAGATCGGTATCTCCGTCTCGAACGGCCTGAAGGAGGCCGGCTTCAGCAACGTCTCGGTCCAGCGGCTCGACTGGGGCGCGTTCCTGGAGCAGTACGTCACGGGGAGCGAGGACGACTACAACATGTACACGCTCGGCTGGTCCGGCTCGCCCGACCCCGACGCGTTCACCTACTACATGTTCGGCCGGACCGAGGACACGCTCGGCGTCACGAACGGGTCGTACTACGGCGCCAACAGCGAGCGCGGCAAGGAGGCCGCCGAGAAGCTCGTCACGGCTCGCGAGTCCGCCGAGCGTGCGGAGCGCAAGCAGCTCTACACCGAGGCTGTCACGACGATCCTCGAGGATCGCGCGCACCTGCCCGCGTACAACCTCAAGAACAGCTTCGGCGTGAAGGAGTACGTCAACAACTTCGCGGCACACCCGGTCGACTCGTTCCACCTCGCCTCCGAGAGCCACAACGTGTCGGTCGACAAGTAA
- a CDS encoding ABC transporter permease encodes MGRAQYTIRRILQAIPVLVGVAAITYFLMEAMPGDPVSIMLGPSPSAQQAAAIRAKYGLDQPVWLRFLNYLWDAIQLDLGQSLYYKVPVTQKIAERLPVTLLLLLSSFTFAVVTAVPLGIISAKRRNKPTDHVSRIVALIGVSTPSFWIGLMLIIVFAYRLDVLPATDLVLPWAPVASIDGANSRLGVLVETGEHLLLPTLSLGTLQMAALTRIERSSMLEVLGEDYVKLARAYGVSEFTILRKHAFRNAQLPLITLLGLQLTSAIGGAVLTETVFSINGMGRLIITAINNQDFALVTGTTLVFGFVFVVGVIITDLSYAYIDPRVTFDEND; translated from the coding sequence ATGGGACGCGCACAGTACACCATTCGACGCATACTCCAGGCGATTCCGGTCCTCGTGGGCGTCGCCGCCATCACCTATTTCCTGATGGAGGCGATGCCGGGCGACCCCGTGAGCATCATGCTCGGCCCGTCACCCAGCGCCCAGCAGGCCGCCGCCATCCGGGCGAAGTACGGGCTGGACCAGCCCGTATGGCTCCGGTTCCTGAACTACCTCTGGGACGCGATCCAACTCGATCTCGGCCAGAGCCTCTACTACAAGGTCCCGGTCACACAGAAGATCGCGGAACGACTGCCCGTGACGCTGCTGTTGCTGCTCTCGAGCTTCACGTTCGCCGTCGTCACGGCCGTCCCGCTCGGCATCATCTCGGCCAAGCGGCGCAACAAGCCGACCGACCACGTCTCGCGGATCGTCGCGCTGATCGGCGTGTCGACCCCGTCGTTCTGGATCGGCCTGATGCTCATCATCGTCTTCGCCTACCGGCTCGACGTGCTGCCGGCGACGGACCTCGTCCTGCCGTGGGCGCCCGTCGCGTCGATCGACGGCGCGAACAGCCGACTGGGCGTGCTCGTAGAGACCGGCGAGCACCTCCTGTTGCCGACGCTGTCGCTCGGGACGCTCCAGATGGCGGCGCTTACCCGCATCGAGCGCTCCTCGATGCTCGAGGTGCTCGGCGAGGACTACGTGAAGCTCGCACGCGCCTACGGCGTGAGCGAGTTCACCATCCTCCGGAAACACGCCTTCCGTAACGCACAGCTCCCGCTCATCACGCTGCTCGGACTTCAGCTTACCAGCGCCATCGGCGGCGCCGTGCTGACCGAGACCGTGTTCTCGATCAACGGGATGGGGCGACTCATCATTACCGCGATCAACAATCAGGACTTCGCGCTGGTCACCGGCACCACGCTCGTGTTCGGCTTCGTGTTCGTGGTCGGCGTGATCATCACCGACCTCTCGTACGCGTACATCGACCCGCGCGTCACCTTCGACGAGAATGACTGA
- a CDS encoding ABC transporter permease translates to MATTTDTDTDPTRSHDTEEAGAAEQPEARVGWRYTLKQVRRDPTALAGLTIISVATVVAVVAFVDDVVFEYLNQYQVFASMGIEQYAIAQAVWVSPIAETGASILRPPMYITNQLYPNDPGTLAHPLGTDHRGRDVLVRLFYGTRIAITVGVVSTGVAMILGMIVGSVAGYYGGLIDDVLMRGAETLYAIPFLVLVIVFMVAFDRSLTYAMIGVGIATIPTFARLIRSRVLSVREEDYVEAARAAGVRDRNIIFRHVIPNSFAPVLVQATLQVGVAILIVAGLSFLGYGAQPPTPSWGQMLNNSRNYMLPNPWFSVWPGLAILITVVGFNLVGDGLRDALDPRINN, encoded by the coding sequence ATGGCTACGACCACCGATACAGACACGGACCCGACCCGCAGCCACGACACCGAGGAGGCGGGCGCTGCCGAGCAGCCCGAAGCCCGCGTCGGGTGGCGGTACACCCTCAAGCAGGTGCGCCGCGACCCGACCGCGCTCGCCGGCCTGACCATCATCAGCGTCGCCACGGTCGTCGCCGTCGTCGCCTTCGTCGACGACGTCGTCTTCGAGTACCTGAACCAGTATCAGGTGTTCGCGAGCATGGGCATCGAGCAGTACGCAATCGCCCAGGCGGTGTGGGTGAGCCCCATCGCCGAGACGGGCGCGTCCATCCTCCGCCCGCCGATGTACATCACCAACCAGCTGTACCCGAACGACCCGGGGACGCTGGCACACCCGCTGGGGACCGATCACCGCGGGCGGGACGTGCTCGTCCGGCTGTTCTACGGGACGCGAATCGCCATCACCGTCGGTGTCGTCTCGACCGGCGTGGCGATGATCCTGGGAATGATCGTCGGCTCGGTCGCCGGCTACTACGGCGGCCTGATCGACGACGTGCTCATGCGCGGCGCCGAAACGCTGTACGCCATCCCGTTCCTGGTGCTCGTCATCGTGTTCATGGTGGCGTTCGACCGGAGCCTCACCTACGCGATGATCGGCGTCGGGATCGCGACCATCCCGACGTTCGCCCGGCTCATCCGCTCGCGGGTGCTGTCGGTCCGGGAGGAGGACTACGTCGAGGCCGCACGCGCGGCCGGCGTCCGCGACCGGAACATCATCTTCCGCCACGTCATCCCGAACAGCTTCGCGCCCGTGCTCGTACAGGCCACGCTCCAGGTGGGCGTCGCGATCCTCATCGTCGCCGGCCTGTCGTTCCTCGGCTACGGCGCCCAGCCACCGACGCCGTCGTGGGGGCAGATGCTCAACAACTCCAGGAACTACATGCTCCCGAACCCGTGGTTCAGCGTCTGGCCCGGCCTCGCCATCCTGATCACCGTGGTCGGGTTCAACCTGGTCGGCGACGGCCTGCGTGACGCACTCGATCCCCGTATCAACAACTAA